From Brassica oleracea var. oleracea cultivar TO1000 chromosome C3, BOL, whole genome shotgun sequence, a single genomic window includes:
- the LOC106328836 gene encoding phosphomannomutase-like — protein MLPFKFNHTIRVLVYREIMILTRHDYLINQSHISRTKREDHILSDTLSLKIRSVHSRLYCYSHLLPPLSSSSSSTSKSLHPSMAAKKPGVIALFDVDGTLTAPRKEATPELLEFIRELRKVVTVGVVGGSDLSKISEQLGKTVTTDYDYCFSENGLAAHKDGEPIGIQSLKLYLGEDKLKELINFTLHYIADLDIPIKRGTFIEFRNGMLNVSPIGRNCSQEERDEFERYDKVQNIRPKMVAELRERFAHLNLTFSIGGQISFDVFPKGWDKTYCLQYLEDFNEIHFFGDKTYEGGNDYEIYESPKTIGHSVTSPDDTMAKCKALFMS, from the exons ATGCTTCCGTTTAAATTCAACCATACTATAAGAGTATTAGTATATAGAGAAATAATGATATTAACGCGTCACGATTATTTAATCAACCAATCACATATCTCTAGGACAAAAAGAGAGGACCATATATTAAGCGACACACTTTCGTTAAAGATTAGATCGGTCCACTCTCGTTTATATTGTTATTCACATCTTCTTCCGCCATTATCATCATCATCTTCTTCCACTTCCAAATCTCTTCATCCTTCAATGGCGGCCAAGAAGCCAGGAGTGATCGCTTTGTTCGACGTCGACGGTACTCTCACTGCTCCGAGGAAGGAAGCTACTCCTGAATTGCTCGAGTTCATCCGAGAATTGCGCAAG GTGGTTACTGTTGGAGTCGTCGGTGGATCTGATCTAAGCAAGATATCTGAGCAGCTTGGCAAAACAG TCACCACCGACTATGATTATTGTTTCTCTGAGAATGGTCTTGCTGCCCATAAAGATGGGGAGCCCATTGGAATCCAG AGCCTGAAGCTGTACCTTGGCGAAGACAAACTCAAG GAGCTGATAAATTTCACGCTGCACTACATTGCAGACTTGGATATTCCAATCAAAAG GGGAACATTTATAGAATTCCGAAATGGAATGCTCAATGTGTCACCGATTGGTCGCAACTGCAGCCAAGAAGAAAGAGACGAGTTCGAGAGATATGATAAG GTTCAAAACATTAGACCAAAGATGGTGGCTGAACTTCGTGAGCGGTTTGCACATCTTAACCTTACTTTCTCAATTGGAGGACAGATCAGCTTCGAT GTCTTCCCTAAAGGTTGGGACAAGACTTACTGCTTGCAGTACCTTGAAGACTTCAATGAAATTCATTTCTTCGGTGACAAAACCTATGAG GGTGGAAATGATTATGAAATTTATGAATCACCAAAAACAATTGGCCATTCAG TTACTAGTCCAGATGATACAATGGCTAAATGCAAAGCTCTGTTCATGTCTTGA
- the LOC106328837 gene encoding LIM domain-containing protein PLIM2a-like yields the protein MKRKKQKLILFLYSPRCLTPETTQKIEKMSFTGTLDKCKACDKTVYVMDLLTLEGNTYHKNCFRCSHCNGSLVISNYSSMDGVLYCKRHFEQLFKESVKSLHTGGKTDKTNDQLTRAPSKLSSFFSGTQDKCATCQKTVYPLEKVTMEGECFHKTCFKCAHSGCPLTHSSYASLNGVLYCKVHFNQLFLEKGSYNNVHQAAANHRRSASSGASSPPHDDHKPEDEAVVPEGEEGEGKKEEEAAPEAAGEEPEPKAE from the exons ATGAAAAGAAAGAAACAAAAACTCATTTTGTTTTTGTATTCTCCTCGTTGTTTAACTCCAGAAACAACACAGAAGATAGAAAAAATGTCGTTTACAGGAACATTGGATAAATGCAAGGCCTGTGACAAAACCGTCTACGTGATGGATTTGTTGACGTTGGAAGGAAACACTTATCACAAAAACTGCTTCAGATGCAGCCATTGCAATGGCTCTCTCGTG ATAAGTAACTACTCATCAATGGATGGAGTTCTTTACTGCAAGCGTCACTTTGAGCAGCTTTTTAAAGAATCTGTCAAGAGTCTTCACACAG GAGGAAAGACAGACAAGACGAATGATCAGCTA ACTCGAGCTCCAAGCAAGTTATCTTCATTCTTCAGTGGAACACAAGACAAGTGTGCGACTTGTCAGAAAACCGTTTATCCACTTGAGAAAGTAACAATGGAAGGAGAATGTTTCCACAAGACTTGCTTCAAGTGTGCACACAGTGGTTGTCCTTTGACTCACTCTTCGTACGCTTCTCTCAACGGCGTCCTCTACTGTAAAGTTCATTTCAACCAGCTCTTTCTCGAGAAAGGAAGTTACAATAACGTCCATCAAGCTGCTGCTAACCACCGCCGATCCGCCTCTTCTGGTGCCTCTTCTCCTCCTCATGATGACCACAAACCTGAAGATGAGGCCGTGGTTCCCGAGGGAGAAGAAGGAGAAGGAAAAAAAGAAGAAGAAGCAGCCCCTGAAGCTGCAGGAGAAGAGCCTGAGCCTAAGGCTGAGTAA